The following DNA comes from Saccharomyces mikatae IFO 1815 strain IFO1815 genome assembly, chromosome: 8.
CCTATCTTTAGTCAATGAAATCATGAAATTTCATGAAGGTCCGTGCAAAAGTTTGGTAGATATTGGATGTGGTACAGGAAAAGCAACTTTCCTCTTCGAACCATATTTCGAGGAAGTCACTGGCGTTGACCCCTCTTCTGCCATGCTCTTCATTGCTGAGAAggtaaaaaatgaacttaAATTGAGCAACAAGATCAAATTTATTAATTCTGCTGCAGAAGACTTATCCAGTATTCAGCCAGAAACTGTGGATATGGTTATCAGTGCGGAAGCTATTCACTGGTGTAATCTCGAGCAGCTATTCCACCAAGTTTCCTCCATATTACGAAGTGATGGGACTTTTGCATTTTGGTTTTATATTCAGCCGGAATTTGTGGACGTTGGTCCAGAAGCCTTAGACGTATACTACAAATATGGATGGAGCAAAAATTACATGGGTAGGTACCTGGACGACAACCAACGGGAAGTCTTGTTAAATTACGGTGGTAAAAAACTACGTTCTTTATTATCAGACCAATTCAAGGATATTGAGGTAACAATTTACAGTCCTTCAGATACTAAGGCATCAACAGTATctgctgaaaaaaatcagttCCTTTGGCAAACAACTATCACCTTGAATCAATTCAAAGAGTTTGTGAAAAGTTGGAGCTTATACTCTTCTTGGACAAAAGATAATCCACATGAGCCGGATATTGCGGATACATTCGTTAATGAGTTGAAGGAGGTTTGTCATTGTGAGAACTTGGATGTTCCTTTGAAAGTAGAGTGGTCGACGTTTTATTACTTATGTAGGAAAAGAGAATAGATTATctaaacataaaaaaattattcgttttcaattttggaCGACCAAAAAAGGATATTGTTTTATGTAAAGCAATACATCAACTGGTCTTTATTGAAGTTTAAAGGAAATTGCTGATTCAAGCAGCAAAGAAGTGACTGAGACAATTTCTGTATCACTACTATCGATTGTCcatttgaaattcttttcagaCAATGCCACCTCATAAAGTGCTTTATTTACAGACAAACAAGGCGAGATTATAAATATAGACATTCTGAATTTATATCTATATCTCAAAACGATACTGAGTCTTAGAAGTATATACTTCACCACGTTTTAAAAGAACGCAACCTCTCCATTCATCACGGTTGATCGCATCAACATATCTACCTTGTTCAACTGCAAACCCAGCCCTTGGCGTGAAATTGCCACACAGATTGTCACCTGTGTAAAATAGAACAGTTGGTTCTGTTGTTGAAACTTCCAAAGAGAGGTGTGATTCAGGATGATAAGCCTTAAAAACTGGGACCAACTTGTTTACGCTCACTGAGTCTGTGACCTTCAAATCTTTGTTTGTATCAATAAGGAAACCATAGTCATAATTTGGCCCATCATCCCGCAGAATGGTGGGTTTGGGAGAGTCAAAAGTAGCGATATCTCTTTTAATGATTTTGCCAGTAGGGATTAGTGCTCCTTCACTGACTTCTAATGATTTATCAGAGCAAAGTCTAACCTCTGTTCCTCTAATAGATTTTTCATCCTTAGATTTGTTCAAATTAAAGTACGTGTGATTCGTCATGTTGATAGGAGTAGCCTCTCCATTAACCAATTTTGCCTCATATTCCATGTCCAGAGTCATGTGGGCGACATTCAATGTGTACTTTAGCGTAACTGCTAGATCACCTGGAAATTCATTAGGTAACGTGTGGTCATCCAACAACGAGAACTTAACAATGTAAACGTCCTCGAGAGGATTTTCAACCGGAGATGCCTTATATTTCTTGAGGTGAAAAGAGCTGATACTACTATGATTCGTGTTTCCACAATTGTTCACGGTCAATTGATGAGGACCATCTTCCAAATCAAAGGTACCTTTGAAAATACGATTAGCATAACGACCAACAGTAGCACCAATGTAATTGTCCCCATCCGAAATGTAGTCTTGTATTTTCGGATACCCTAGAACAATTGATTGATTATTTACTTTTAAGTCAAGCAAAGTAGCACCAAGCTCTGAAATTGTTGCATGAAACCTTTTCTCATCACCAATTGTGATGACTGCGTATTTGTCGCCGGTATTGTCTTTCGTCATTATCGTTTATCGTGTTTTTTAATTGTATACACTCTTGCTAGTTGTAAAACATCG
Coding sequences within:
- the CRG1 gene encoding S-adenosylmethionine-dependent methyltransferase (similar to Saccharomyces cerevisiae CRG1 (YHR209W)) — its product is MPKTSYLDKNFESSHYNDVRPSYPLSLVNEIMKFHEGPCKSLVDIGCGTGKATFLFEPYFEEVTGVDPSSAMLFIAEKVKNELKLSNKIKFINSAAEDLSSIQPETVDMVISAEAIHWCNLEQLFHQVSSILRSDGTFAFWFYIQPEFVDVGPEALDVYYKYGWSKNYMGRYLDDNQREVLLNYGGKKLRSLLSDQFKDIEVTIYSPSDTKASTVSAEKNQFLWQTTITLNQFKEFVKSWSLYSSWTKDNPHEPDIADTFVNELKEVCHCENLDVPLKVEWSTFYYLCRKRE
- the SMKI08G2520 gene encoding aldose 1-epimerase superfamily protein (similar to Saccharomyces cerevisiae YHR210C), with protein sequence MTKDNTGDKYAVITIGDEKRFHATISELGATLLDLKVNNQSIVLGYPKIQDYISDGDNYIGATVGRYANRIFKGTFDLEDGPHQLTVNNCGNTNHSSISSFHLKKYKASPVENPLEDVYIVKFSLLDDHTLPNEFPGDLAVTLKYTLNVAHMTLDMEYEAKLVNGEATPINMTNHTYFNLNKSKDEKSIRGTEVRLCSDKSLEVSEGALIPTGKIIKRDIATFDSPKPTILRDDGPNYDYGFLIDTNKDLKVTDSVSVNKLVPVFKAYHPESHLSLEVSTTEPTVLFYTGDNLCGNFTPRAGFAVEQGRYVDAINRDEWRGCVLLKRGEVYTSKTQYRFEI